A segment of the Gemmatimonadaceae bacterium genome:
CTACGGCGACGACGAGCCGCTCGTGCATCGGTCGCTCAACCGATCCGTCCCGGTGATCGTCGGGGCCGATCGGCTGGCCGCGGTGGAACGCGCGGCGGCGGACGGCGCCGACATCGCGGTGCTCGACGACGGATTCCAGCATCGCCGCGTCGCGCGCGACGTGGACATCGTGCTGGTGAGCGCCGACCAGTGGGGAGGGGCCGGCGACGTTCGGCTGCTGCCCGCCGGTCCGTGGCGCGAACCGTTGCACGCGGTTCGGCGCGCGACGCTCGTCGTCGTGACGTGCAAGGCCTCGTGTGACGACGCGGTAGATCGCGTACACGACCGGCTGGCGACGGTCGCGCCGATCGTGCCGCGCGTGTCGGTGCGGATCGTTCCACTCGACTTGGTGAACACGATGGACCGCAGCGAGACGCGCTCGTTGTTCGCGCTCGCCGGGCTCCGCATCGGCGTCGTCGCTTCGATCGGCGATCCGACGGCATTCGTGTCACAAGTGAGCGCGCTCGGTCCGCGCTTCAACCCGAAAGTCGACGCGCGACTCTTTCCCGACCACCACGCGTTCACCGACCGCGAAGTCGCCGAAGTCGCGCGCGATCTGAAGCACGTCGACATGGTGTTGTGCACGCTCAAGGACGCGGTCAAACTCGCCGCGCGTTGGCCTCGCCTTGGACCGCCGTTGTGGTATGTTTCTCAAGACGTGCAAGTCGAGCGCGGCGTCGGCGGCCTGGACTCCGTGCTCGATGGTGTCGTGCGCGCGCGAACGTCCCGAACCCCCCGAACGCCCTCTCAGGTCGCCGGCTGACGCCGGCCTGATTGCTTCCACATGGTCACCGATCTCCGACTCCCCACCGATAGAATCGTCCGACCGGATAAAGACCGGTTCCTCAACGAAGAAAATCCATTCGAGGCCATGATGTCGCGGTTCGACCGCGCCGCCGACCTGCTCGATCTCGAGCCGGGCCTCTACAAAGTCCTCCGACACCCCGAAAAGCAGATCACCATCTCCGTCCCCGTGATGATGGACAACGGGGAGGTCGAAGTGTTCATCGGCCACCGCGTGTTGTACAACACCTCTCGCGGTCCGGCCAAGGGCGGCATCCGGTTCGACCTGAACGTCACGATCGAGGAAGTGAAGGCGCTGGCGGCGTGGATGACTTGGAAATGCGCCGTGGTGAACCTTCCGTTCGGCGGCTCGAAGGGGGGCGTGGTGTGCGACCCGCTGAAGATGAGCGCCGGCGAGCTCGAGCGTCTCACGCGCCGCTATACCGCGGGAATCATCAACACGCTCGGCCCCGATTCCGACGTGCCCGCGCCCGACGTCAACACGAACGAACGCGTCATGGCGTGGGTGATGGACACCTACTCCATGCACATGCGTCACACGGTGACCGCCGTCGTCACGGGCAAGCCGATCGAGATGGGCGGATCGCTTGGCCGTCGCGAAGCGACGGGCCGCGGCTGCATGATCGTCACGCGCGAGGCGCTCAAGCACCTCGGCATGCCGATCCAGGGAACGACGGTCGCGGTGCAGGGATTCGGCAACGTGGGCTCGGTCGCGGCCGAGTTGTTGTCGCGCGAGGGGTGCAAGATCGTCGCGATCAGCGACCGCACCGGCGGCTACTTCAACCAGAACGGCCTCGACATCGAGGCGGCGATCAAGCACGTGAAGCGCGTGCGTTCGCTCGACGGCTTCGACGGCGGGGACCAAATCTCGAATGATGATTTGCTCGTATCCGACGTCGACGTGCTGCTCCCCGCGGCGCTCGAGAACGTAATCACCAGCAAGAATGCCGCGAAGATCCGCGCCAAGATCATCTGTGAGGGCGCGAACGGCCCGACGACGGCGAGTGCCGACTCGATCCTCGACGAGAAGGGAATCTTCGTGATCCCCGACATTCTTGCCAACGCCGGCGGCGTCACGGTCTCGTACTTCGAGTGGGTGCAGGATCGCGGCGGCTACTTCTGGACCGAGGACACCGTCAACGAGCGCCTGCACGACATCATGTGTCGAAGCTTCGCCGACGTGCTGCACCTGTCGAAGCAGCACAAGGTCAACATGCGCACGGCGGCGTACATGCTTTCCATCAGCCGCGTGGCCACGGTGCACCGGCTGCGCGGCATTTATGCGTAAGGCGTCGGCGGCGTGCCGGTGGTGTTCTCACCAAGGGTTGCGCCGCTGATGTGCGACGCTCCGGTCGATGCGTATCGTCGTGGCCGTGGTCGGCAAACCGCGCGACGCCAACCTCGCCGGAGCGATTCGGGACTATGAAACCCGCGCCGCGCGATACTGGCCGCTCGACGTACGCGAAGTGCGCCAGGAGTCGGCCGCCGATCTCTCGGCGAGCCGCGCGCGGGACGCTGAAGCCAAGCGCCTGCTCGTCGCGATTCCGCCAGCCGCGCAGGTGGTCGCATGCGACGTGACCGGCCGATCGTTCACCTCGGAGCGCTTCGCCGAGTGGCTGCAGGATTTGCGCGAGCGGGCGGGGGACGTCGCGTTCGTGATCGGCGGCGCGTTCGGGATCGGCGAGTCGCTCAGAAGCCGAGCGTCGTCGTCGTTGTCGCTCGCGCCGTGGACACTGCCGCACGAACTGGCTCGTCTCGTTCTCGCGGAGCAGCTGTACCGCGCGGGCACGATCGTGCGACGCGAGCCCTACCACAAATGACCCGGTCCGCCGCGCTCGCATGAGCCGCCCCGAAGTTCGAACCGAGTCGCTCGGCGGATCGCCGCTTTCGGTGGCCGCGCGCGCGGGTCGCCTGCCGGATTGGTATGCGCCGCTGCCGCGCGACGCCCGAGGATGGCGCGCCCATGCCCGCGACGTCGTGCGCGACGTTCCTTCCGATTGGCTCGACGCGCTTTCGCCCGCGTTTTCGGCGCGCGGCGCCGCGGCGAAGCGCTTGTCGCTGAGCGCCCACGGACAGGGAATCGTCGTCACGACGGGTCAGCAGCCCGGCTTGTTCGGCGGCCCGATCA
Coding sequences within it:
- a CDS encoding Glu/Leu/Phe/Val dehydrogenase, which produces MMSRFDRAADLLDLEPGLYKVLRHPEKQITISVPVMMDNGEVEVFIGHRVLYNTSRGPAKGGIRFDLNVTIEEVKALAAWMTWKCAVVNLPFGGSKGGVVCDPLKMSAGELERLTRRYTAGIINTLGPDSDVPAPDVNTNERVMAWVMDTYSMHMRHTVTAVVTGKPIEMGGSLGRREATGRGCMIVTREALKHLGMPIQGTTVAVQGFGNVGSVAAELLSREGCKIVAISDRTGGYFNQNGLDIEAAIKHVKRVRSLDGFDGGDQISNDDLLVSDVDVLLPAALENVITSKNAAKIRAKIICEGANGPTTASADSILDEKGIFVIPDILANAGGVTVSYFEWVQDRGGYFWTEDTVNERLHDIMCRSFADVLHLSKQHKVNMRTAAYMLSISRVATVHRLRGIYA
- a CDS encoding 23S rRNA (pseudouridine(1915)-N(3))-methyltransferase RlmH; amino-acid sequence: MRIVVAVVGKPRDANLAGAIRDYETRAARYWPLDVREVRQESAADLSASRARDAEAKRLLVAIPPAAQVVACDVTGRSFTSERFAEWLQDLRERAGDVAFVIGGAFGIGESLRSRASSSLSLAPWTLPHELARLVLAEQLYRAGTIVRREPYHK
- the lpxK gene encoding tetraacyldisaccharide 4'-kinase — translated: MADPLALEQLWYGKDPASAFARTLLTPASLVYGGAVGMRDALYDVGWLRTHRAPISVVSVGNLTVGGTGKTPVAAWIARGLAARGARPAIVLRGYGDDEPLVHRSLNRSVPVIVGADRLAAVERAAADGADIAVLDDGFQHRRVARDVDIVLVSADQWGGAGDVRLLPAGPWREPLHAVRRATLVVVTCKASCDDAVDRVHDRLATVAPIVPRVSVRIVPLDLVNTMDRSETRSLFALAGLRIGVVASIGDPTAFVSQVSALGPRFNPKVDARLFPDHHAFTDREVAEVARDLKHVDMVLCTLKDAVKLAARWPRLGPPLWYVSQDVQVERGVGGLDSVLDGVVRARTSRTPRTPSQVAG